In Thermofilaceae archaeon, a genomic segment contains:
- a CDS encoding GNAT family N-acetyltransferase codes for MGLRFSVERVEQDVHKVTAFDGDKAVSWLYVIDVRLHYGASKVLAGGVAGVYTPREYRGRGFSAATLRYTVEWMRERGYPLSALFGIFEYYHRFGYATFMGEHTVTLSLRNASRVEAEELEWEVSEDQGYYRSEIAQLYESVNTRWPGARVRDSASWSGFRKGVSWEHPAKPLVVKEGGKLVAYAALERWPSPEELLIAEVGAEGHSASLYKSLLKILYKIALEERKSHIKVHLPPDHPFVRVARSYGCTVESFYPWSGGGMARVIRLKELLESIKGELQLRSLGVKGALALRVGGEEATLKVNDGLVEVVEGCEADSILELDPGSAAQLILGFMGAEAVAADSEERRLLSTLFNRGEPYVWQPDRW; via the coding sequence ATGGGGTTGCGTTTCTCCGTCGAACGCGTAGAGCAGGACGTCCACAAAGTGACGGCTTTCGATGGGGATAAGGCGGTCAGCTGGCTGTACGTAATCGACGTGCGGCTCCACTATGGCGCCTCCAAGGTTTTGGCGGGCGGGGTCGCCGGAGTCTACACGCCCCGCGAGTACAGGGGGAGGGGCTTCTCTGCCGCAACCCTCAGGTACACCGTCGAGTGGATGAGGGAGCGGGGCTACCCCCTATCGGCCCTCTTCGGCATCTTCGAGTACTACCACAGGTTCGGCTACGCCACCTTCATGGGTGAACACACCGTCACCTTGAGCTTAAGGAACGCATCCCGCGTTGAAGCGGAGGAGCTCGAGTGGGAGGTCTCCGAGGATCAGGGCTACTACAGGAGTGAGATCGCCCAGCTATACGAGAGCGTGAACACGCGCTGGCCGGGGGCCAGGGTGCGGGACTCCGCGAGCTGGAGCGGTTTTAGGAAGGGGGTGTCTTGGGAGCATCCAGCTAAACCTTTAGTGGTGAAGGAAGGTGGAAAGTTGGTTGCTTACGCTGCGTTGGAGAGGTGGCCGAGCCCAGAGGAGCTCTTGATCGCCGAGGTGGGAGCCGAAGGCCACAGCGCTAGCCTCTACAAGTCGCTCCTCAAGATCCTTTACAAGATTGCACTGGAAGAGAGGAAGAGCCACATCAAGGTCCACTTACCGCCCGACCACCCCTTTGTTCGGGTGGCGAGATCCTACGGCTGCACTGTTGAGAGCTTCTACCCGTGGAGCGGCGGCGGTATGGCGAGGGTCATCAGGTTAAAGGAGCTGCTCGAGTCTATCAAGGGCGAGCTTCAGCTTAGATCTCTTGGGGTCAAGGGGGCTCTCGCGCTTCGTGTAGGGGGCGAAGAGGCAACGCTGAAGGTTAACGACGGTTTGGTAGAAGTGGTCGAGGGTTGCGAGGCCGATAGCATCCTCGAGCTCGACCCTGGTAGCGCAGCTCAGCTAATCCTAGGATTCATGGGGGCAGAAGCGGTTGCAGCCGACAGCGAGGAGAGAAGGCTCCTATCGACCCTGTTTAATAGAGGAGAACCCTATGTTTGGCAGCCTGACAGGTGGTGA